A window from Drosophila miranda strain MSH22 chromosome Y unlocalized genomic scaffold, D.miranda_PacBio2.1 Contig_Y2_pilon, whole genome shotgun sequence encodes these proteins:
- the LOC117192983 gene encoding vitamin K epoxide reductase complex subunit 1-like, translating into MSQPEETTATGARLRWICICGLAISLYSLYVKMQLDQDANYVAMCDLAEKVSCTAVFKSDYGRGFGLTQLLFGSTSNYYLNPPNGTIGSVFYVLLFASCKCEELHQSVRISKGLSLSQPSSSSSKNANK; encoded by the exons ATGAGTCAGCCGGAGGAAACCACAGCCACTGGCGCCCGCCTCAGATGGATCTGCATCTGTGGCCTTGCCATCTCTTTGTACTCTCTGTACGTGAAGATGCAGCTGGACCAGGATGCAAACTACGTGGCCATGTGCGATCTGGCGGAGAAGGTTAGCTGCACAGCCGTCTTCAAGTCAGA CTATGGACGTGGCTTTGGTTTGACACAGCTGCTGTTTGGATCCACCTCCAACTACTACCTGAATCCCCCGAATGGAACCATAGGTAGTGTCTTCTATGTGCTACTCTTTGCAAGCTGTAAGTGTGAAGAACTACATCAGTCTGTGCGGATATCTAAAGGATTATCTCTTTCGCAGCCTTCTtcgagcagcagcaaaaatgcaaataaataa
- the LOC117193697 gene encoding uncharacterized protein LOC117193697: MIATTVCFYLVLLAAFLILMAPSSEACFILLACLMQSPLCPYNTTASG; the protein is encoded by the coding sequence ATGATCGCTACGACGGTGTGCTTCTACCTGGTGCTGCTGGCCGCATTCCTGATTTTGATGGCGCCCTCTTCGGAGGCATGCTTCATCCTTCTGGCCTGCCTGATGCAGTCTCCGCTGTGTCCCTACAACACCACTGCCTCCGGCTGA
- the LOC108160994 gene encoding LOW QUALITY PROTEIN: pro-resilin (The sequence of the model RefSeq protein was modified relative to this genomic sequence to represent the inferred CDS: inserted 1 base in 1 codon), whose protein sequence is MFKLLGLTLLCTAVLARPEPPVNSYLPPSDSYGAPGQSGPGAQGGGPGGRPTDSYGPPGLGQGQGQGQGQGQAQGGFGGKPSDSYGAPGVGGNGNGGGRPSSSYGAPGNANGGGRPSSSYGAPGQGQGGRPSDSYGAPGASGNGNGNGGSRPSSSYGAPGQGQGGRPSDSYGAPGASGNGNANGGGRPSSSYGAPGAGSGGHPSDSYGPPASGAGAGGGSGGPGGSGADYDNDEPAKYEFNYQVEDAPSGLSFGHSEMRDGDFTTGQYNVLLPDGRKQVVEYVADQQGYRPQIRYEGEANDGAXSGPGVQNLGADGYSSGRPGGNGNGGRPGGQELEQNGYSGGRSGGQDLGKNGYSGGRPGGQDLGRDGYSGGRTGGQDLGQNGYSGGRPGGQDLGAGGYSGGRPGGQDLGQNGYSGGRPGGQDLGAGGYSGGRPGGQDLGQNGYSSGRPGGNGGNAGSDGGRVIIAGRVTGPDGSDQGQGFSGGRPGGNSNGGRQSGGQDLGRDGYFGGRPGGQDLGAGGYSGGRPGGQDLGQNGYSSGKPQGQGQGQGRNGFGPGGQNGDNDGSGYRY, encoded by the exons ATGTTCAAGTTACTCGGCCTCACGCTGCTCTGCACGGCGGTTCTGGCGCGTCCCGAGCCTCCAGTCAACTCCTACCTCCCGCCGTCCGATAGCTATGGTGCACCGGGGCAGAGCGGCCCAGGAGCACAGGGTGGAGGCCCAGGCGGTCGTCCAACGGATTCTTACGGGCCTCCTGGATTAGGACAAGGACAAGGACAAGGACAAGGACAGGGACAAGCCCAAGGCGGTTTTGGTGGCAAGCCCTCAGACTCTTACGGTGCCCCAGGCGTTGGTGGCAATGGAAACGGCGGCGGACGTCCCTCTAGCAGCTATGGTGCTCCTGGCAACGCCAACGGCGGCGGACGTCCCTCCAGCAGCTATGGCGCTCCAGGACAAGGACAAGGCGGTCGTCCTTCCGACTCTTACGGTGCTCCAGGAGCTTCCGgcaatggcaacggcaacggtgGTAGTCGTCCTTCCAGCAGTTATGGCGCTCCCGGCCAAGGACAAGGAGGTCGTCCTTCCGACTCTTATGGTGCTCCTGGAGCTTCCGGCAATGGCAACGCCAACGGTGGTGGTCGTCCTTCGAGCAGCTACGGTGCTCCAGGTGCAGGATCCGGCGGTCACCCATCGGACTCCTACGGTCCCCCTGCTTCCGGCGCAGGAGCTGGCGGCGGATCCGGCGGCCCTGGAGGCAGTGGCGCCGACTACGACAACGAT GAGCCGGCTAAGTACGAGTTTAATTACCAGGTCGAGGACGCCCCCAGTGGGCTCTCCTTCGGGCATTCAGAGATGCGCGACGGTGACTTCACCACCGGCCAGTATAATGTCCTGTTGCCCGATGGAAGGAAGCAA GTCGTCGAGTACGTGGCGGACCAGCAGGGATATCGGCCACAGATCCGCTACGAGGGCGAGGCCAACGATGGGG TCAGCGGTCCTGGTGTCCAGAATCTGGGCGCCGATGGCTACTCGAGCGGACGTCCTGGAGGCAATGGCAACGGTGGGCGCCCAGGAGGTCAGGAACTAGAACAAAACGGTTACTCTGGCGGACGCTCTGGTGGACAGGATCTAGGAAAGAATGGTTACTCCGGCGGACGCCCTGGTGGACAGGATCTTGGTCGTGATGGCTATTCCGGTGGGCGCACAGGAGGTCAGGATCTAGGACAGAATGGTTACTCCGGTGGACGTCCTGGTGGTCAAGACTTGGGCGCCGGTGGCTACTCTGGTGGGCGTCCTGGTGGCCAGGATCTAGGACAGAATGGTTATTCTGGTGGACGCCCAGGTGGTCAAGACTTAGGCGCCGGTGGCTACTCCGGTGGACGTCCTGGTGGCCAGGATCTGGGACAGAATGGTTACTCCAGCGGTCGACCCGGCGGCAACGGTGGAAATGCTGGCAGCGACGGCGGCCGGGTGATCATCGCTGGACGTGTCACCGGCCCGGATGGCAGCGATCAGGGACAAGGCTTCTCTGGCGGTCGTCCTGGAGGCAATAGCAACGGTGGACGCCAGAGCGGTGGTCAAGATCTAGGTCGCGATGGCTATTTCGGTGGACGTCCTGGCGGTCAAGACTTGGGCGCTGGTGGCTACTCCGGTGGGCGTCCAGGTGGTCAAGATCTCGGCCAGAATGGTTACTCCAGCGGCAAGCCACAGGGTCAGGGTCAGGGTCAGGGCCGCAATGGCTTCGGTCCCGGCGGCCAGAACGGCGACAATGACGGCAGTGGCTACAGATACTAA
- the LOC117192977 gene encoding actin-like isoform X1 yields the protein MSDFCVPSRIQLDLTDKKAQKMLQKYLKFPLAEAVPMAHKSVIIDNGSGVCKAGFCSDSKPKVVFPSVVGRPRHQNVLVDCRIQDAVGEAAINKRGMLALKYPIEHGVVTNWDDMEKIWKHTYDLLKVKPGESPLLLTEVPLNPRANREKMAEIVFERFDVPALYVAIQAVLSLYATGRTTGLVLDSGDGVTHTVPIYEGYSVSHGCMRLDLAGRDLSEYLCKLLTERGRNMTTSAERDIVREIKEKLCYVSLDYDRELMEQSDRLQQNSCSSDEEVYQLPDGQRIKLGSERFRCPEALFQPKLLGLQMLGVHEATSKSILQCDIDLRRHLYDNIVLSGGTTMFPNMAERMHRELIQMSPPGTSIKIKACPHRQFAVWMGGSVLASLSTFQDMWINRSEYEELCSFPILSSLMHS from the exons ATGTCTGATTTCTGTGTTCCCTCTCGAATCCAGCTCGATCTGACCGACAAAAAAGCACAGAAAATGCTCCAAAAATATCTTAAGTTTC CTCTTGCAGAAGCAGTTCCGATGGCTCATAAGTCGGTCATCATCGACAATGGATCGGGTGTGTGCAAGGCGGGATTCTGCAGCGACAGCAAGCCAAAGGTGGTATTCCCTTCGGTCGTCGGGCGGCCACGCCACCAGAATGTGTTGGTGGACTGCCGCATCCAGGACGCCGTTGGTGAGGCGGCTATCAACAAGCGGGGCATGCTAGCCCTGAAGTATCCCATTGAGCACGGCGTGGTCACCAATTGGGACGACATGGAGAAGATCTGGAAGCACACGTATGACCTGCTGAAGGTCAAGCCCGGGGAGTCTCCCCTGCTGCTCACAGAGGTCCCGCTCAACCCGCGAGCGAATCGCGAGAAGATGGCGGAGATCGTGTTCGAGAGGTTCGATGTGCCGGCCCTGTACGTGGCCATACAGGCGGTGCTTTCGCTCTACGCCACTGGACGTACCACTGGCCTGGTCCTGGACTCTGGCGACGGTGTCACCCACACGGTGCCTATCTACGAGGGGTACTCCGTATCGCATGGCTGCATGCGTCTGGATCTGGCTGGCCGGGATCTGAGCGAGTATCTGTGCAAGCTGTTGACGGAGCGTGGCCGCAATATGACCACCAGTGCCGAGCGGGACATTGTTCGCGAAATAAAGGAGAAGCTCTGCTACGTTTCCCTGGACTACGATCGGGAATTGATGGAGCAATCCGACAGACTCCAGCAGAATTCGTGCAGTTCCGACGAAGAGGTCTACCAGCTGCCCGACGGCCAGAGGATTAAGCTCGGAAGCGAGCGCTTCCGCTGTCCGGAGGCCCTGTTCCAGCCCAAGCTGCTGGGCCTGCAGATGCTGGGTGTGCACGAGGCCACCAGCAAGTCGATCCTCCAGTGCGACATTGATCTGCGGCGTCATCTATACGACAACATTGTGCTCTCTGGCGGCACCACCATGTTTCCCAATATGGCGGAGCGCATGCATCGGGAGCTAATCCAGATGTCGCCGCCCGGAACCAGCATCAAGATCAAGGCCTGTCCCCACCGACAGTTCGCCGTCTGGATGGGTGGCTCGGTGCTGGCCTCCCTCAGCACCTTCCAAGACATGTGGATCAACCGGTCGGAGTATGAGGAG CTCTGTTCTTTCCCAATTCTCAGTTCACTTATGCACTCTTAA
- the LOC117192977 gene encoding actin-like isoform X2 codes for MSDFCVPSRIQLDLTDKKAQKMLQKYLKFPLAEAVPMAHKSVIIDNGSGVCKAGFCSDSKPKVVFPSVVGRPRHQNVLVDCRIQDAVGEAAINKRGMLALKYPIEHGVVTNWDDMEKIWKHTYDLLKVKPGESPLLLTEVPLNPRANREKMAEIVFERFDVPALYVAIQAVLSLYATGRTTGLVLDSGDGVTHTVPIYEGYSVSHGCMRLDLAGRDLSEYLCKLLTERGRNMTTSAERDIVREIKEKLCYVSLDYDRELMEQSDRLQQNSCSSDEEVYQLPDGQRIKLGSERFRCPEALFQPKLLGLQMLGVHEATSKSILQCDIDLRRHLYDNIVLSGGTTMFPNMAERMHRELIQMSPPGTSIKIKACPHRQFAVWMGGSVLASLSTFQDMWINRSEYEEVGASIVHRKCF; via the exons ATGTCTGATTTCTGTGTTCCCTCTCGAATCCAGCTCGATCTGACCGACAAAAAAGCACAGAAAATGCTCCAAAAATATCTTAAGTTTC CTCTTGCAGAAGCAGTTCCGATGGCTCATAAGTCGGTCATCATCGACAATGGATCGGGTGTGTGCAAGGCGGGATTCTGCAGCGACAGCAAGCCAAAGGTGGTATTCCCTTCGGTCGTCGGGCGGCCACGCCACCAGAATGTGTTGGTGGACTGCCGCATCCAGGACGCCGTTGGTGAGGCGGCTATCAACAAGCGGGGCATGCTAGCCCTGAAGTATCCCATTGAGCACGGCGTGGTCACCAATTGGGACGACATGGAGAAGATCTGGAAGCACACGTATGACCTGCTGAAGGTCAAGCCCGGGGAGTCTCCCCTGCTGCTCACAGAGGTCCCGCTCAACCCGCGAGCGAATCGCGAGAAGATGGCGGAGATCGTGTTCGAGAGGTTCGATGTGCCGGCCCTGTACGTGGCCATACAGGCGGTGCTTTCGCTCTACGCCACTGGACGTACCACTGGCCTGGTCCTGGACTCTGGCGACGGTGTCACCCACACGGTGCCTATCTACGAGGGGTACTCCGTATCGCATGGCTGCATGCGTCTGGATCTGGCTGGCCGGGATCTGAGCGAGTATCTGTGCAAGCTGTTGACGGAGCGTGGCCGCAATATGACCACCAGTGCCGAGCGGGACATTGTTCGCGAAATAAAGGAGAAGCTCTGCTACGTTTCCCTGGACTACGATCGGGAATTGATGGAGCAATCCGACAGACTCCAGCAGAATTCGTGCAGTTCCGACGAAGAGGTCTACCAGCTGCCCGACGGCCAGAGGATTAAGCTCGGAAGCGAGCGCTTCCGCTGTCCGGAGGCCCTGTTCCAGCCCAAGCTGCTGGGCCTGCAGATGCTGGGTGTGCACGAGGCCACCAGCAAGTCGATCCTCCAGTGCGACATTGATCTGCGGCGTCATCTATACGACAACATTGTGCTCTCTGGCGGCACCACCATGTTTCCCAATATGGCGGAGCGCATGCATCGGGAGCTAATCCAGATGTCGCCGCCCGGAACCAGCATCAAGATCAAGGCCTGTCCCCACCGACAGTTCGCCGTCTGGATGGGTGGCTCGGTGCTGGCCTCCCTCAGCACCTTCCAAGACATGTGGATCAACCGGTCGGAGTATGAGGAGGTGGGTGCTAGCATCGTGCATCGCAAGTGCTTCTAA